From the genome of Medicago truncatula cultivar Jemalong A17 chromosome 2, MtrunA17r5.0-ANR, whole genome shotgun sequence:
GCGTTAACTTCTTCGTATTTTCTTCAATCACATATGAAAGAAGACAAATGAGCATTACTAAACATAATGGAACACAAGAGGCCAACTTCCCTGAAGTTGAGAACTTACGAGGCAATTAGCATGCAAGTAATGCCAAGCAGCTGAAGTCTCTCtctttcaatacaatttttggaGAGAAACCAATCAATGAGATATACAGTGAGGTAAAGAGTGTTTGCTTGCAATTTGTATCCCTCAGAAACCTGAACATGAATTCAACACATGGGAAATCAATGCAGTATTCATATTTAATCAACTAATATGATATACATCAAGGTTATAGTATCTAATAAACATTAATATCAATCTCTTTTAGTACTTTGAAAAGTAGCTCAAAAGAAATATACATCAATGTAAGAAAGAAATCAGAAGAAGCAGCTTCACAAACTTATAGTTCATATTGTTCAGCAAAACTTGGAAGTTTGAATACGCAGTTACAACATGACTATGAGAAAGTCGAATAATGCAAACCTCAACAAGCCAATCAACCAGTATCGCACGCATGCTTGGAGTGATATCTTGCTGTACTGTTTCCATGAAGTTAGGATAAGGCCTTCTTGACAGctgaaaaaatgaaatgttaCACAAACAACTTAGCATAAAAGGCAAAATCAAAGAGAAACTGTTGACAGAAAGACTAAATATTAAATCATGCGTCAGTTGAATATTTGATTCACCTATACCATGCATTTTATAAAGTTCATAACTATGTGCCATAAAACAACATTGGTAGAGACAATAATGACAGGGCATTAACGAGACAAACCTCAGCAACACGCAAGTGGTCATATATATCAGCAGCATAGTGGCTGCATAGTTGAGGATCTTCAAAATCAGCGTCTATGTCAGCGACATCTGGATGCTTTGACACATCCAAAAGTTCAGAAATGTTACCTTTCTTGGCTGCAACAGTTTGTGAAGCTGAGACCAAACATAACCACAACTAAGTTACATCAACTAACTAAAAagtcatttattttatcaagtTCTTGAACAGATTTCTTTTATGGTAGTACTAAAGCAATGCATGAACAATGTACTACAAAAATAGAGGAAAACCTTTCTTTTGAGAACTTGAAGGCCAAGCAGATATTCTAGACATCTGGCTCTGAATCAGATTATTGTCTGTGCCACACTGGTTGGCACTCATCCTAAAAGATGCACTGTCTTCCAAATCATCTAAGCACCTGAAATCTTCTGATGATCTAAGCCGCATTTCCAACGAACTCACTGGTTTTGAGTCAGCTATGGACGGCGGTAGCTCAGCAGCTGATGGAACCTCATTTGAAACATTAGATTGAGCAGGCTTAGCCACCTTCCTTTTCTTAGCCTAGCAGACATAAAAGTTACAGGATTAGTCCTAGAATCATTAGTAtgggaagaaaaaagaaagtacCGATCGACTACATTTCAAGACCAAAACAAGAACCATTTGATGTTGGATATATCAACCTGAATTTCAGTTGGATTTAAGCAACTCATGTTTGTATTTTCGCCACAATTGTTAGTGACATCTTGAAGAATTGCCCTCTTTTTATGAGGAAGATATGTAACAtctgaaactgctctttttgaATTGGCTC
Proteins encoded in this window:
- the LOC11430005 gene encoding cyclin-A2-4, whose protein sequence is MRNNVTLKAGEVPSRLTRARAVALSTTGQLPPMKEVAPGTQNQKQPLRANSKRAVSDVTYLPHKKRAILQDVTNNCGENTNMSCLNPTEIQAKKRKVAKPAQSNVSNEVPSAAELPPSIADSKPVSSLEMRLRSSEDFRCLDDLEDSASFRMSANQCGTDNNLIQSQMSRISAWPSSSQKKASQTVAAKKGNISELLDVSKHPDVADIDADFEDPQLCSHYAADIYDHLRVAELSRRPYPNFMETVQQDITPSMRAILVDWLVEVSEGYKLQANTLYLTVYLIDWFLSKNCIERERLQLLGITCMLIASKYEEVNAPRIEDFCFITDNTYTKEEVVKLESLVLKSSSYQLFAPTTKTFLRRFLRAAQASYKRPSIELEYLANYLAELTLMNYGFLNFLPSMIAASAVFLARWTLDQSSHPWNPTLEHYASYKASDLKATVLALQDLQLNSNDDCPLPAAIRKKYIQDKLNCVATLSSPKLLETMF